The Helianthus annuus cultivar XRQ/B chromosome 15, HanXRQr2.0-SUNRISE, whole genome shotgun sequence genomic sequence cctttcggaaacaacgactaccataaaaaggcgatttatcatcaagtcacaccacagccgtatcaacaacaacaacaagcaccgcatcaggcacaaactgcacatgggaaaagtgtgattgaagattcaaaaagagcGTGTCTAGTTAATCAAGGAAAAGATGGTGAttttagttgggataagtatATTCCAATGGAAAGCAAGGTGTGTTtggcagatcaagaagatgaaaagttggctgaaggtttcagttgggacaatttttgcccagacaaagaattcatggccaaagagatgtcaaatgttaaagcttttattgctaaTGCATACGATAAGAAATGGGCAGAAAAATGCAGAAAAGTCAGAGAAGCTGAAGAAGAAAAATggagaaaaattgaagaagaggaagaagaagaagaaagattaaaagctgaagctgaagttgagaaaaagagaagagctgagaTGTTTCAATTGAGTAgaacagtcaaagaagttccggaatttgaaatcaaaattgatactgaagcagtcaaagttcctgaaaagtacttaaattgtgattctttgatcaagcaaaacaatgaacTGTTACACAACAttaaaaggttgaaagaatcatatgatactttGAACAGAGAGATCAATAAGTACACTGAGTCAAACAGTGAACAAGCTATAGCATTGAACACACTCAAAGGAGCTtacatgagacagcttgatgatgtcaaTTTCTACACAAAGAAGTGTGCTGAATTAGAATTGAAATTGGcaacacaaagaattgaaactgaatgtgtcaacaatttattaaaaagttactcatgctCTACTtatgttgttgacaggatttatccgattgtggagaaactgaagacgtttgaagaagaaaagacttcAGAAGAAAAGGAATCAGTGACAAAAGACGAGGATGAAGtaaaaatttctggtaagaaatcaagtgtggtctacaatagatgtccgcccccggtcgaaaatggatattcgcctcgaaatccaaattccgaaagagtcaaaaaggcaattaacttacaataggagtctgggccatcagataacttgccagaaaatattgatgtcacgtacacgtcatccgacactgatcatgagtcaaagttgataaaaatgtggttgatcaggtgttggataaagatgacagtgaggagtcaaaaacggagtccaaacccgagtcaaagtctgagtctgatgcgtcaaagccaacaatcaaaaaggacaaacgggtttatgatacgaaatttttgctatcaaaatctaatttgaatgacgaaccgggaaagttgcatatactttgaaagattctgacaaattatattctgatgaaacttttccaataagaagtgttagatttgatatgataaaaaaggttttcaaaatcacagaatttaatatttctgaaataaaagatttaaatctttctggaaaacctaaacaatacacttcaagagaccaacaaagaattaacaagaaaatgggttacaattgtggttatagtttccaaaagaaaccaaaccataatcgtaatttcaaaaagaaaggtcttggatttaatcaaacggaaaattataaaaatgaaaaagtttataaaccaaaaactgtgtttgtttcaggaaaaacgaCAGAGGATGAAAAGAGCAAGCTTTCAGAAAgcaaacgaatcaagaattccttgccaagaagcgagaagagttgaagaagaatgttgttcagaaaaagacagaaacaagaacctgttttcagtgcaaaactGCTGGGCACATTGCTAGAAACTGTTCTAAAACATttaaaccaaaacaggaagtttctggtaaactgaaagagaaaattgttgagaaaactgaacttacAACCAAAAAttttacaggctttgaaaattcaacctttgaagtgggagaatgttcaaagaagtGACACTTGGGAGTGTTTTTGCATGGCTCTGGGCGAAATTAGCGACCGTGTGAAACCTTAGTTTTCTTGCTCGTCTGTTCATACTGATCTTCTTCTTGATCGATCTGGGTTAGCAATTGTGGTGTTGTCGTTCCTTCTGAGTAAGGATACTAGACTTTACCTTGGTTACTAATCTTTTGACGTCAGGATTAGGGttagtttttgtttcttttacTGCTAGGGTTTGTTGTCAATTCGCTTTGGTTCTGGGTTATTCGTATTTTCTTCGTTGCATGGTTCTAGATTTATTGTGGTATGGATTATAGTTACTTCAAGCCGTCGGATATGGATGCAAGACATGTCAAGCCGCCAGATATTCTGTCTTCCTCGTCAAACCCTAATAAGGGTTTTGCTACTAGATTACTGAACATTGACAGCAAAACATTCTGTCCGCGTAGGGGTGTTGTGTCTGATCAACAACAGGGACCGAAGGTAGTTAATGTCATAGATGAACTTACCAAAATCACAGTTCCAGTCAATCTAAATGCCGATGATCATGATGTCGTTAAGCCTAATGCTGTGCATGATGAGGTTTTCTGGGAAGCTAGTAAGGAGGAGAAAACAGTCTCGTATGCTGAAAAGGTGCAGTCCACTCATAAGAAAAGGGAGGTAAATTTCAGACTCTTGGAACCTAAGGAAACGAGAGATGATGCTGACATTGTTATACCGAAAGTGGTTGTGCAGCAGGTTCAAGATAAATTGGATAATGTCCTCTATGGTTATTTTTTAGGGAATAGATTGTCGTTTCCTGTGGTTGAGTATTATGCGAAGAATGTCTGGGCAAAGTTTGGGTTTTCAAAACTTATGATGAACACGTCaggtttctttttcttcaagtttgacTCGAATGAAGGATTGAATAAGGTGTTGGAAGGAGGACCATGGTTAATACGAAAAGTCCCGTTATTTCTGAATATATGGTCTCCGAAGGTTACACTCAAGAAAGATAGTATCAAAACCGTTCCAATATGGGTTAAGTTGCACAATGTGCCGATTTCAGTTTATACGGATGATGGATTGAGCTTGTTGGCTTCGAAGCTAAGGGTTCCTAAAAGGTTAGATTCCTATACAGCTGATATGTGTGTTGAAAACTGGGGAAGGAGTAGTTATGCTCGTGCGATGATTGAGTTAAATGCTGATAACGAGCTGAAGGATCACATTACTGTAGCTATCCCTAAAATGGATGAGGATGGGTTCATCTTGGAACGGGTTAAAGTTGAATATGAGTGGAGGCCGTTACGCTGTAGTACATGCTGTTTGTTTGGTCATGATGACAATACGTGTAGCAAGAAACCTAATGGTAAGGCTAAGATGGTTACTGTTGATGAGGAGGGTTTTGTTACTGATAAAAGGAAGATGGCGAGGTACTCGTTCCCTCAAAAGAAGCAGAAACCTAAGGTTGTGTTTAAACCTAAGACTAATAAATATCATGCAAGTACGTCTGGAACGAAGGGGGATAATTCGGCGGCTATGCAGTTGTCAAACTCCTTTGCGGTGCTTGATAATGATAAGAATAATGAGAAAAGGGATCCGACTAGTGCCAAGTCGATGATTGATGAAAATCATGGTACCCGTATACAACAACCTGATGAAGTTAAGGAGTTGAATCCGACAGAGATGGCTGATTTTATGAGTGGTAACATGAATAATCAAaattctgagggggcaagcactcccggtgaCAATGGTTTTAATGGGTAGCTTAGCTGCTTGGAACATAAGGGGTTTGAACCAACCCCTGAAACAAAGTGAGGTTCGCCATTTTATTGTGGAGAATTATTTAAGTGTTTGTGCCATTTTAGAGTCTCATGTGGCTGTTAATAAGCTGAATAAGATATGTGAGAAGATTTTTCGGAATTGGAAGTGGACATCGAACGGAGGTATGTGTCATAGAGGTACGAGGGTGATATTGGGGTGGAATGCGGATGATATTGATCTTATGGTTATATCCCAATCAGACCAGGTTATTCATGCTCAGGTATTGTTAAAATCGGTCAAAAAGAAGATATTTTGTTCTTTTGTGTATGCGGAAAACAAATATCAGGATAGGAGAAGCTTGTGGGCTGATTTGTGTAACTTTAAAGGCCTCACTCATGATACCCCTTGGGTTGTAATGGGTGATTTCAATGCCGCTTTGAATATGGGGGATTTTACTATGGGGCCGTCCTCCCACACAATAGCTATGCGTGAATTCTATGATTGTGTTCAAGAGGCAGAATTGATCGATGTTAAGAGTCATGGGTTGCATTATACTTGGAATCAAAAACCAAAGGATGGGGTAGGAATGCTAAAGAAGATCGACCGTATTATGGGTAACATCAAACTCTTAGATGTTTTCTCGGATGCTTATGCTATGTTTCAGCCTTTCCGTGTTTCAGATCATGCTCCTGCTATCTTGAAATTATTTTCTATGTCTACGGACCGGCCTAAACCTTTTAAATTCCCAAACTTTATTGTGACAAAGCCTGAGTTCCGTCAAGCTGTGATGTCCAAATGGACTAAAACCGTGGAGGGTGCTACCATGTTTTCTGTGGTTAAGAAAATGAAGGGTCTGAAATCACATTTTAGGAGGATATTGCGTAATCAAGGTAATCTCCATAAAAGAGTTACTGACTTACGGAATGAGCTGGACCAGATTCAAAAACAGGTGGAAGCTCATCCTTTTGATGCTGCTATTCGGTCATCTGAGACTATCTGTTTGCGAGACTTCAAGTCAGCGGTTAATGATGAGGAGTGTTTCTTGAAACAAAAATCTAAAGTGCAATGGTTATGTGCGGGTGATTCAAATACATCCTACTTTCATAATAGTGTGAAAAGTAGGAATGCTAGAAATAAAATCAATTGCATTAAGGATACGAATGGGAACCAGTATGAGGGAGTTGATGTCGCGGCTGCTTTGCTAAACCATTATTCAGCTTTCATGGGCACCGAAGATAAAGTGGCTAGGTTGGATGATGCAGAGTTATTTGTTAATGTTTTGCAGCAGAATGTGGCGGAGAATATGGTGAGACAGGTTACCGATGATGAAGTTAAACAGGCTATGTTCAGTATAAGTGAGAATAACGCTCCAGGTCCGGACGGATACAC encodes the following:
- the LOC110914487 gene encoding uncharacterized protein LOC110914487, which encodes MDNEFYNACAGPMNITQSALLENEMGTSQKPPKLLDIDDYNAWFECFGNWVEAYHLDAWDHTEEPYVRPTKNGIQKTIREMSADEKKKYRDEKLVIYCGMDYSYFKPSDMDARHVKPPDILSSSSNPNKGFATRLLNIDSKTFCPRRGVVSDQQQGPKVVNVIDELTKITVPVNLNADDHDVVKPNAVHDEVFWEASKEEKTVSYAEKVQSTHKKREVNFRLLEPKETRDDADIVIPKVVVQQVQDKLDNVLYGYFLGNRLSFPVVEYYAKNVWAKFGFSKLMMNTSGFFFFKFDSNEGLNKVLEGGPWLIRKVPLFLNIWSPKVTLKKDSIKTVPIWVKLHNVPISVYTDDGLSLLASKLRVPKRLDSYTADMCVENWGRSSYARAMIELNADNELKDHITVAIPKMDEDGFILERVKVEYEWRPLRCSTCCLFGHDDNTCSKKPNGKAKMVTVDEEGFVTDKRKMARYSFPQKKQKPKVVFKPKTNKYHASTSGTKGDNSAAMQLSNSFAVLDNDKNNEKRDPTSAKSMIDENHGTRIQQPDEVKELNPTEMADFMSGNMNNQNSEGASTPGDNESHVAVNKLNKICEKIFRNWKWTSNGGMCHRGTRVILGWNADDIDLMVISQSDQVIHAQVLLKSVKKKIFCSFVYAENKYQDRRSLWADLCNFKGLTHDTPWVVMGDFNAALNMGDFTMGPSSHTIAMREFYDCVQEAELIDVKSHGLHYTWNQKPKDGVGMLKKIDRIMGNIKLLDVFSDAYAMFQPFRVSDHAPAILKLFSMSTDRPKPFKFPNFIVTKPEFRQAVMSKWTKTVEGATMFSVVKKMKGLKSHFRRILRNQGNLHKRVTDLRNELDQIQKQVEAHPFDAAIRSSETICLRDFKSAVNDEECFLKQKSKVQWLCAGDSNTSYFHNSVKSRNARNKINCIKDTNGNQYEGVDVAAALLNHYSAFMGTEDKVARLDDAELFVNVLQQNVAENMVRQVTDDEVKQAMFSISENNAPGPDGYTSAFFKNAWDVVGGEVTKAVCDFFNNGQILKQINHTILALVPKMDTPNTVLDYRPISCCNVIYKCIRKIITNRVKGCLGTLVNINQSAFVPGRKISDNILITQELMHNYHVDRGPPRCALKIDIQKAYDTVSWSFLEAILVRFGFHRKMVAWIMACVTTVSYSVSVNGELHGYFSGKRGLRQGDPMSPYLFTLIMEVLSLMLQKMALNPAFKFHSHCSKQKIINVSFADDLFVFVNGDTGSVKLVRNVLEKFTSVSGLVPSLPKSRLQLLNSVLAAMYTYWASVFILPMRIVKDLEKRMRRFLWNGGAPGSIRSKVAWKDVCLPKDEGGLGIRNISDVNKAFVMSHIWSIITNRESLWVKWIHSYKIKGRNFWEIQSRGVLTWSWRKILSIRPLVRPYVWKLIGSGSQTNAWSDNWCSCSPIRNFITPRRIAQAGFNLQTTVAELVYANGNWRWPQAWYDLFLVLINVMAPSLVPDSVDRLGWREVGGKIVHFSSWEAWNNLRVKDNKVAWVNMVWYGQCIPRHSFHLWLVLKNKLKTQDRLAVWEAGSETNLRLMCCPLCNYGRDSRDHLFFQCSYAAKIWSIVKEKVDMVNVNDSWSSIMAWIELNASSKTLEHIVCKLVVAASTYFIWQERNNRLFSNIHRKEETVAQIILDMVRLRIMSFKIGRHGNNRKLLETWGVREDEPG